One part of the Anaerolineales bacterium genome encodes these proteins:
- a CDS encoding ABC transporter ATP-binding protein: MEDYNEFQEEEFSTKFNGRTILRILSQLKPHWPWVLGFLFAITLVSGLDSYFTYLNKRIIDEGVANRDIGVVFELMKPYAALLLVQAVAVFAFIWLTGVLGERVRYDLRKTMFEHLQNLSLSYYNRTPVGWIISRVTSDSDRVAELVTWGMLDTTWGIMNIITAMYFMAIINWKLALIVFACIPVLVVVASWFQKRIIKEYREVRKINSRITGAYNENITGVRVVKSLGREVANLREFSGTTGEMYRAGFRAAWLSALFLPVVQIITAVSLGSIIWYGGLQTEFGGMTLGGIQAFISYMTFMLFPIQEMARVYAELQHAVASAERIFSMVDAVPTVVNLPGAKDPGTIKGDIVFENVRFAYDDAPDEAVLSDFNLHVKQGENIALVGPTGGGKSTIVNLICRFFEPTQGRILIGGTDYKDFTLHGIQSRIGVVLQTPHLFSGTIRENIRYGRLDASDAEVEEAAKLAGAHRFIEDLDGGYNGQVGEGGNLLSVGQKQLISLARAVLANPEFFVMDEATSSVDTLTEALIQQGMETMMKDRTSFIIAHRLSTIKRADRILVIEGGKIAEMGSHSELMRQKGHYYNLYTQQFRDELTGKQDPFLAGRPAAAAG, from the coding sequence ATGGAAGATTACAACGAATTTCAAGAAGAAGAATTTTCGACCAAGTTCAACGGTCGCACCATCCTGCGCATCCTCAGCCAGTTGAAACCCCACTGGCCTTGGGTGCTGGGTTTCCTGTTCGCCATCACCCTCGTCTCAGGGTTGGATTCGTACTTCACATACCTCAATAAGCGCATTATTGACGAAGGGGTCGCCAACCGTGACATCGGCGTGGTCTTCGAGCTCATGAAGCCTTATGCCGCCCTGCTGCTGGTGCAGGCCGTGGCCGTGTTCGCCTTCATCTGGCTCACCGGCGTGCTGGGCGAGCGCGTGCGCTATGACCTGCGCAAGACCATGTTCGAGCACCTGCAGAATCTCTCGCTCTCCTACTACAACCGAACCCCGGTGGGGTGGATCATTTCCCGCGTCACTTCGGATTCAGACCGGGTGGCCGAGCTGGTCACCTGGGGCATGCTGGATACCACCTGGGGCATCATGAACATCATCACCGCCATGTACTTCATGGCCATCATCAACTGGAAGCTGGCCCTGATCGTCTTCGCCTGCATCCCCGTGCTGGTCGTGGTCGCCTCCTGGTTCCAGAAGCGCATTATCAAGGAGTATCGCGAGGTGCGCAAGATCAACTCGCGCATCACCGGCGCCTACAACGAGAACATCACCGGCGTACGCGTCGTCAAGTCGCTCGGCCGCGAGGTCGCCAACCTGCGGGAGTTCAGCGGCACCACTGGCGAGATGTACCGTGCCGGCTTCCGGGCCGCCTGGCTCTCAGCTCTGTTCCTGCCCGTCGTCCAGATCATTACCGCGGTCTCGCTGGGCAGCATCATCTGGTATGGCGGCTTGCAAACCGAGTTCGGCGGCATGACCCTCGGCGGTATCCAGGCCTTCATCTCGTACATGACCTTTATGCTCTTCCCCATCCAGGAGATGGCGCGCGTCTACGCCGAGCTGCAGCACGCCGTAGCCTCGGCTGAGCGCATCTTCTCGATGGTGGATGCCGTGCCCACGGTGGTGAACCTGCCCGGGGCCAAAGACCCCGGCACCATCAAGGGCGACATCGTCTTTGAGAATGTGCGCTTTGCCTACGATGATGCGCCGGATGAAGCCGTGCTGTCTGACTTCAACCTGCATGTCAAGCAGGGTGAGAACATCGCCCTGGTCGGCCCCACCGGCGGCGGCAAAAGCACCATCGTCAATCTCATCTGCCGCTTTTTTGAGCCGACCCAGGGCCGTATCCTCATCGGCGGTACGGATTACAAGGACTTCACCCTGCACGGCATCCAGTCCCGCATCGGCGTGGTGCTGCAAACGCCGCACCTGTTCTCGGGAACCATTCGCGAGAATATTCGCTACGGCCGCCTGGATGCGTCCGATGCAGAGGTGGAAGAAGCCGCCAAGCTGGCCGGCGCGCACCGCTTCATCGAGGATCTGGATGGCGGCTACAACGGCCAGGTGGGGGAGGGCGGTAACCTGCTCTCCGTCGGCCAGAAGCAGCTCATCAGCCTGGCCCGCGCCGTGTTGGCCAACCCTGAATTCTTCGTAATGGATGAGGCCACCAGCTCTGTGGACACCCTCACCGAAGCGCTGATCCAGCAGGGCATGGAGACTATGATGAAAGACCGCACCAGCTTCATCATCGCCCACCGCCTTTCTACCATCAAGCGTGCTGACCGCATCCTGGTCATCGAAGGCGGCAAGATCGCTGAGATGGGCAGCCACAGTGAACTGATGCGCCAGAAGGGCCACTACTACAACCTGTACACCCAGCAGTTCCGTGACGAGTTGACCGGCAAGCAAGACCCGTTCCTGGCCGGCCGCCCGGCCGCAGCAGCTGGCTAA
- a CDS encoding ABC-F family ATP-binding cassette domain-containing protein: protein MRGKLSIGYLPQEPRFNPEHTLLEEALTAHTRLFELEHSLAQVEEQMGQPDVYTDEKRLSRKLEEHAQLLEEHTRIGGPGYAGQVRATLLSLGFAEHELDLPVTNLSGGQKKLLGLTKLLVTRPDILLLDEPDNHLDMAGKEFLEQYIRSYPGGVVLISHDRFMLDVVADEIAELRDGKVTVYEGNYSEYVALKEAKLLEQQRQFKVQQSEISRLEQSAKRMLIWGRSHENEKLIRRAKSMMKRIEKMEKVEKPKADPRTMGLQFKGWRGSNKVLELTDIAKGFEASTGWNQVLEGLDLTLWHGERVGLVGPNGAGKSVLFRLLLGREQPDAGEVKVGPSIQTGYYAQEHETLDHSMTLMDTVRRAANLSEANAVKLLDKFVYEYQRMNNPISTLSGGERSRLQLILIMLSGANFLLLDEPTNNLDIRSAEVLEESLAEFEGSVLAISHDRYFLDRVATRIVELEDGKLVEYPGGYSDYQAAKAKLEL from the coding sequence ATGCGCGGCAAGCTCAGCATCGGTTACCTGCCGCAGGAACCACGCTTCAACCCCGAACACACCCTGCTGGAAGAAGCGCTCACTGCCCACACGCGCTTGTTTGAGCTTGAGCACTCGCTCGCCCAGGTCGAAGAGCAAATGGGCCAGCCGGATGTCTACACTGACGAAAAGCGCCTCAGCCGCAAACTGGAGGAGCATGCTCAGCTTCTCGAGGAGCACACCCGCATCGGCGGGCCCGGCTACGCGGGCCAGGTGCGCGCCACGCTGCTCAGCCTCGGCTTCGCCGAGCATGAGCTGGACCTGCCCGTCACCAACCTGAGCGGCGGGCAGAAAAAGCTGCTCGGCCTCACCAAGCTGCTCGTTACCCGCCCGGACATCCTGCTGCTGGATGAGCCCGACAACCATCTCGACATGGCCGGCAAGGAATTTTTAGAGCAATACATCCGCAGCTATCCCGGCGGGGTCGTGCTCATCTCGCACGATCGTTTCATGCTTGATGTGGTCGCCGATGAGATCGCTGAATTGCGTGACGGCAAAGTCACCGTCTACGAGGGCAACTACTCCGAATATGTCGCCCTCAAGGAAGCCAAACTGCTGGAGCAGCAGCGCCAGTTCAAGGTCCAGCAGAGCGAGATCAGCCGCCTGGAGCAGTCTGCCAAGCGCATGCTGATCTGGGGCCGCTCGCACGAGAACGAGAAACTCATCCGCCGCGCCAAGTCGATGATGAAGCGCATCGAGAAGATGGAGAAGGTCGAGAAACCCAAGGCCGATCCGCGCACCATGGGGCTGCAGTTCAAGGGCTGGCGCGGCAGCAACAAAGTGCTGGAGCTCACTGACATCGCCAAAGGCTTTGAGGCTAGCACCGGTTGGAACCAGGTGTTGGAGGGGCTGGATCTCACCCTCTGGCACGGCGAGCGGGTCGGCCTTGTCGGCCCCAACGGGGCCGGCAAGTCCGTGCTGTTCCGCCTGCTTCTCGGCCGCGAGCAGCCTGACGCCGGCGAGGTCAAAGTTGGCCCAAGCATCCAGACTGGTTACTACGCCCAGGAGCACGAAACGCTCGACCATTCCATGACCCTGATGGATACCGTGCGCCGCGCCGCCAACCTGTCTGAGGCCAATGCGGTCAAGCTGCTGGATAAGTTCGTCTACGAATACCAGCGCATGAACAACCCCATCAGTACGCTCTCCGGCGGCGAGCGCAGCCGCCTGCAGCTCATCCTCATCATGCTTAGCGGGGCCAACTTCCTGCTGCTGGATGAGCCGACCAATAACCTCGACATCCGCTCAGCCGAAGTGCTGGAAGAGTCGCTGGCCGAGTTTGAGGGCAGCGTGCTGGCCATCTCGCACGACCGCTACTTCCTTGACCGTGTCGCTACCCGCATTGTCGAGCTTGAAGACGGCAAGCTGGTCGAATACCCCGGCGGCTACTCGGACTATCAGGCCGCCAAGGCCAAGCTGGAGCTGTAG
- the add gene encoding adenosine deaminase codes for MSNIHPGLPLIDLHRHLDGSVRLQTILDLGRQHNLPLPAWDPDTLRPHVQVADIQPNIMEFIARFKWMVGVMVDYDAVERIAYENILDAKAEGIDYIELRFSPAFMATGHGLDPAEICAAVAAGMQRGVADTGVQANLIGIISRHFGAEQGMQELNALLAHRDRFVALDLAGDEGRYPGSLFVEHFRLAREAGWHITVHAGEAAGAESIWQAVRELGATRIGHGVRTMDDPALMAHLAEHRIGIEANLTSNLQTSTVPSYAAHPLKTQLEAGILATINSDDPGISAITLPYEYDVAAPRAGLSLAQIHQAQQNALELAFLPPPAKAALLQAKEAQK; via the coding sequence ATGTCAAACATCCACCCCGGCCTGCCGCTCATAGACCTTCACCGCCATCTGGATGGCAGCGTGCGCCTGCAAACCATCCTCGATCTCGGCCGCCAGCACAACCTTCCGCTGCCCGCCTGGGACCCGGACACGCTGCGTCCCCACGTACAGGTGGCCGACATCCAGCCCAATATCATGGAGTTCATTGCCCGCTTCAAATGGATGGTTGGCGTGATGGTGGATTACGATGCCGTCGAGCGCATCGCCTATGAGAACATCCTCGATGCCAAGGCCGAGGGCATAGACTACATAGAGCTCCGCTTCAGCCCTGCCTTCATGGCCACCGGCCACGGCCTCGACCCGGCAGAGATCTGCGCCGCCGTGGCCGCTGGCATGCAGCGCGGCGTCGCCGACACCGGAGTTCAGGCCAACCTGATCGGCATTATCAGCCGCCATTTCGGGGCAGAGCAGGGCATGCAAGAATTGAACGCCCTGCTGGCCCATCGCGACCGCTTCGTTGCCCTTGACCTGGCTGGCGACGAGGGGCGCTACCCCGGCTCACTCTTCGTAGAACATTTCCGCCTGGCCCGTGAGGCCGGCTGGCATATCACCGTCCACGCCGGCGAGGCGGCCGGCGCCGAGAGCATCTGGCAGGCTGTGCGCGAGCTTGGCGCTACCCGCATTGGCCATGGCGTCCGCACCATGGATGACCCCGCCCTGATGGCCCACCTGGCCGAACATCGCATCGGCATCGAGGCCAACCTCACCAGCAACCTCCAGACCAGCACCGTGCCAAGTTATGCCGCCCATCCCCTCAAGACCCAGCTGGAAGCGGGCATCCTGGCTACCATCAACTCAGACGACCCCGGCATTAGCGCCATCACCTTGCCCTACGAGTACGATGTGGCCGCCCCCCGGGCCGGCCTTAGCCTGGCCCAGATCCACCAGGCCCAGCAAAACGCCCTCGAACTGGCCTTCCTGCCCCCACCAGCCAAGGCCGCCCTCTTGCAAGCGAAGGAGGCTCAAAAATGA
- the murJ gene encoding murein biosynthesis integral membrane protein MurJ: MKIKLSHFARSTLIIAAFFGLDKVLAFARQLIINNQFGLSYELDVFNAANNIPDLLSALISGGALGVALIPVLSEYLEKSGRQGAWDLFVRILNLAFIVTAALSVVIAILAPWLIDTLIAPGFPAEQKLLSVELMRLDLIAIIIFSISGLAMAGLQANKHFLLPALAPGLYNIGQIFGALILAPSSPYNIGGFDLPHFNMGIHGLVWGVILGALLHLAIQVPGLLAYGFRWRPVLGLRTEGVRKVIVLMAPRVLTMLFIHIYFVARDNLASGLAEGSITALNLGWFIMQVPETLIGSALAIALLPSVSQLFARGDRPGFTQAVNGAVRTILALTIPAALLLGIGLRPLVERAFPVYSASEVDLIVWITQLYLAGLTGHALLEIGSRSFYAQQEARTPMWAAGINSALFVGLAVALTGRMGAGGIALAGTIAFTLEAIVLLWLLARRYPGLGETRSTLLRTAAGSLLGAGVLYAVMQWAPLPGVVAALGGMVLGMLLAMAVLWPDLKVFAQLASSTDKVEPAETPAAGDASL, from the coding sequence ATGAAAATCAAATTGAGCCATTTTGCCCGCTCCACCCTGATCATTGCCGCATTCTTTGGGCTGGATAAGGTGCTGGCCTTTGCTCGCCAGCTGATCATCAACAACCAGTTTGGCCTGTCTTACGAGCTGGATGTTTTTAATGCGGCAAACAACATCCCTGACCTGCTGTCGGCCCTGATCAGCGGCGGTGCGCTGGGTGTGGCGCTGATCCCGGTGCTGTCTGAGTACCTGGAAAAGAGCGGCCGCCAGGGCGCCTGGGACCTGTTCGTGCGCATCCTGAACCTGGCGTTCATTGTGACCGCGGCGCTCTCGGTGGTGATCGCCATCCTGGCGCCATGGCTGATCGATACGCTGATCGCGCCGGGCTTCCCGGCCGAGCAGAAGCTGCTCTCAGTGGAGCTGATGCGCCTGGACCTGATCGCGATCATCATTTTCTCGATCAGCGGCCTGGCGATGGCCGGGCTGCAAGCCAACAAGCACTTCCTGCTGCCGGCGCTGGCGCCGGGGCTGTACAACATCGGGCAGATCTTTGGCGCCCTGATCCTGGCGCCCAGCAGCCCGTACAACATTGGCGGCTTCGACCTGCCCCACTTCAACATGGGCATTCATGGGCTGGTATGGGGCGTGATCCTGGGGGCGCTATTGCACTTGGCGATCCAGGTGCCCGGGCTGCTGGCCTACGGCTTCCGCTGGCGGCCGGTGCTGGGCCTGCGCACGGAGGGCGTGCGCAAGGTGATTGTGCTGATGGCACCGCGTGTGCTGACCATGCTCTTTATTCATATTTACTTTGTGGCGCGCGACAACCTGGCCTCCGGCCTGGCCGAAGGCTCGATCACAGCTCTCAATCTTGGTTGGTTCATTATGCAGGTGCCTGAGACGCTGATCGGCAGCGCCCTGGCGATCGCCCTGCTGCCGAGCGTATCGCAGCTGTTCGCGCGCGGCGACCGGCCGGGTTTCACCCAGGCGGTGAACGGCGCGGTGCGCACCATCCTGGCGCTGACCATCCCCGCAGCCCTGCTGCTGGGGATAGGCCTGCGCCCGCTGGTGGAGCGCGCCTTCCCGGTGTACTCCGCCAGCGAAGTGGACCTGATCGTGTGGATCACGCAGCTATACCTGGCCGGCCTGACCGGGCATGCTCTGCTGGAGATCGGCTCGCGCTCGTTCTACGCGCAGCAAGAGGCGCGCACGCCCATGTGGGCGGCGGGCATCAACTCGGCGCTGTTCGTGGGCTTGGCGGTGGCGCTGACCGGCCGCATGGGCGCCGGCGGCATTGCGCTGGCGGGCACGATCGCCTTTACGCTGGAAGCGATCGTGCTGTTGTGGCTGCTGGCGCGGCGCTATCCCGGCCTGGGCGAGACGCGCAGCACGCTGCTGCGCACGGCCGCCGGCAGCCTGCTGGGCGCCGGGGTGCTGTACGCAGTGATGCAGTGGGCGCCGCTGCCGGGGGTGGTCGCGGCGCTGGGCGGCATGGTGCTGGGCATGCTACTGGCGATGGCTGTGCTGTGGCCGGATCTCAAGGTGTTCGCGCAGCTGGCGAGCAGCACGGATAAGGTTGAGCCAGCGGAGACGCCGGCGGCAGGCGACGCGAGTTTATAG
- a CDS encoding ABC transporter ATP-binding protein, producing the protein MVTQVNSENIDFKKVVSQKRLKGFFGLLQGNYGPYAMATFSLAVSAVCRSLVYLLLAYFVDDVLGQPNFQSRVPLVALGFLGLALVQGLFTYASGTLAGRTGERVVQRLRNFLYDHLQRLTFSYHDRNKTGELIQKVTSDVDAVRRFIAQESIEFGRIISLFLVNFGLLLYINSRLAWLSVICVPITVGMSIYFFGRISKAYEAFQNQDGVLSSVLQENLSGVRVVKAFARQRYEIDKFEKENWSKYLLGRKLLLWHSFFWPVSDIITGAQMLYGFYLGAQLTIQGVLSLGDYIAYVSVLVWLLWPIRNLGRVIVQMSQGLVSFDRVSSIIKENREPLDEGDYLPESRPRGELVFEDMGFEYEPGQPVLSNISFRVQPGQTVALLGSTGSGKTSLVSLLPRFYDYTSGRILLDGVELKRYPRRYLRDNIGIVLQEPFLFSRSIRENIRYSVANETPDSDVEQAARAAAVHDVINTFPKAYETLVGERGVTLSGGQKQRVTLARTLLKNPAILVLDDATSSVDTETEAEIRAALKRLMENRTTFLIAHRIQSVMLADLILVFDGGKIVQQGTHEELLAQDGIYRKVFDIQTMIEEEVQREVASATG; encoded by the coding sequence GTGGTTACACAAGTTAATTCAGAAAACATAGATTTCAAGAAGGTCGTCTCGCAGAAGCGGCTCAAAGGCTTCTTCGGCTTGCTGCAAGGCAACTATGGCCCCTACGCCATGGCCACCTTCAGCCTGGCCGTCTCGGCCGTCTGCCGCTCGCTGGTCTACCTACTGCTGGCCTATTTTGTGGATGATGTCCTCGGCCAGCCCAACTTCCAGTCGCGCGTGCCGCTGGTGGCGCTCGGCTTCCTGGGTTTGGCGCTGGTGCAGGGCCTCTTCACCTACGCCAGCGGCACGCTGGCCGGCCGCACTGGTGAGCGTGTGGTGCAGCGCCTGCGCAACTTCCTCTACGATCATCTGCAGCGCCTGACCTTCAGCTACCATGACCGCAACAAGACTGGTGAGCTGATCCAAAAGGTCACCTCAGACGTGGATGCTGTGCGCCGCTTCATCGCCCAGGAGTCCATCGAATTTGGCCGCATCATCAGCCTGTTCCTGGTCAACTTCGGTCTGCTGCTCTACATCAACTCGCGCCTGGCCTGGCTTTCGGTCATCTGCGTGCCCATCACGGTCGGCATGTCCATCTATTTCTTCGGCCGCATCTCCAAGGCCTACGAAGCCTTCCAGAATCAGGATGGCGTGCTCTCCTCCGTACTGCAGGAGAACCTCAGCGGCGTGCGTGTGGTCAAGGCCTTCGCCCGCCAACGCTACGAGATCGATAAGTTCGAGAAGGAGAACTGGAGCAAGTACCTGCTCGGCCGCAAGCTGCTGCTATGGCACTCCTTCTTCTGGCCGGTTTCCGACATCATCACCGGCGCCCAGATGCTGTACGGCTTCTACCTCGGCGCCCAGCTGACTATCCAGGGCGTGCTGAGCCTGGGCGACTACATCGCCTACGTCAGCGTGCTGGTGTGGCTGCTGTGGCCCATCCGCAACCTCGGCCGCGTCATCGTGCAGATGAGCCAGGGCCTGGTGTCCTTTGACCGCGTCTCCAGCATCATCAAGGAGAACCGCGAGCCGCTCGACGAGGGCGACTACCTGCCCGAGTCCCGCCCGCGTGGCGAGCTGGTCTTCGAGGATATGGGCTTCGAGTACGAACCCGGCCAGCCGGTGCTCAGCAACATCAGCTTCCGCGTCCAGCCCGGCCAGACCGTGGCCCTGCTGGGTTCCACCGGCTCTGGCAAGACCAGCCTGGTCAGCCTGCTGCCGCGCTTTTACGACTACACCAGCGGCCGCATCCTGCTGGATGGCGTCGAGCTCAAGCGCTACCCGCGCCGCTACCTGCGTGACAACATCGGTATCGTGCTGCAGGAGCCGTTCCTGTTCTCACGCAGCATTCGCGAGAACATTCGCTACAGCGTAGCCAACGAAACGCCCGATAGCGATGTGGAACAAGCTGCCCGCGCCGCGGCCGTGCACGACGTCATCAACACCTTCCCCAAGGCCTACGAGACCCTGGTGGGCGAGCGCGGCGTCACCCTCTCCGGCGGCCAGAAGCAGCGCGTCACCCTGGCGCGCACCCTGCTCAAGAACCCGGCCATCCTCGTGCTTGACGATGCCACCTCCTCGGTGGACACCGAGACCGAGGCCGAGATCCGCGCCGCGCTCAAGCGTTTGATGGAGAACCGCACCACCTTCCTCATCGCCCACCGCATCCAAAGCGTGATGCTGGCCGACCTGATCCTCGTCTTTGACGGCGGCAAGATCGTCCAGCAGGGCACCCATGAAGAATTGCTGGCGCAGGATGGCATCTATCGCAAGGTCTTCGACATCCAAACCATGATCGAAGAAGAAGTCCAGCGCGAAGTTGCCTCTGCGACAGGCTAG
- a CDS encoding LCP family protein, with amino-acid sequence MIDPYENYEPPLRSDPEAAQPDTRPQRAAPAQPARKPTEARPITSRDVVGPAALEPNRASQLRQPRPRRGCLSVRPLMLIIVALAAYLLTPLPNNLLIMGIDRTPDGTDIGRSDTMILVSARPLTGHIEMLSIPRDLWVPIPGYGENRINAAHAFGEGAGAGGGPRLALETIRTNFRVNVNHYLRIRLAGFPAVVDALGGVDITLGAPTAGYPAGTHHLDGTQALAFVRDRTGDDFFRMAHGQLFIVSIGKKMLNPLEWLRIPGAMIALSDAVDTNLPMWLWPRYAFVFLRAIVFDGMHALTLPREAVTPWVTGGGAQVLLPNWNTILPLLQEMFGIF; translated from the coding sequence ATGATAGACCCCTACGAAAACTACGAACCCCCGCTGCGCTCAGACCCAGAAGCGGCGCAACCAGATACCCGCCCGCAGCGGGCTGCCCCCGCGCAGCCAGCCCGCAAGCCCACTGAGGCCAGGCCGATCACCTCGCGAGATGTCGTCGGCCCGGCTGCCCTCGAACCCAACCGGGCCAGCCAACTGCGCCAGCCACGCCCGCGGCGTGGCTGCCTTTCTGTGCGCCCGCTCATGCTCATCATCGTTGCCCTGGCGGCCTACCTGCTCACCCCGCTGCCCAATAACCTGCTGATCATGGGCATTGACCGCACGCCAGACGGCACTGATATTGGCCGCAGCGACACCATGATCCTGGTCAGCGCTCGCCCGCTGACAGGCCATATTGAAATGCTCTCCATCCCGCGTGACCTATGGGTGCCCATCCCCGGCTATGGTGAGAACCGTATCAACGCCGCCCACGCCTTCGGCGAGGGTGCCGGCGCTGGCGGAGGGCCGCGCCTGGCGCTCGAAACCATCCGCACCAACTTCCGCGTCAATGTCAATCACTACTTGCGCATCCGCTTGGCTGGCTTTCCCGCCGTGGTGGATGCTCTTGGCGGCGTAGACATCACGCTTGGTGCGCCTACCGCCGGCTATCCTGCCGGCACGCACCACTTGGATGGCACCCAGGCCCTCGCCTTCGTGCGCGATCGTACTGGCGATGACTTTTTTCGCATGGCCCATGGGCAGCTTTTCATCGTTTCGATTGGCAAAAAGATGCTCAATCCTCTCGAATGGCTGCGCATTCCGGGCGCAATGATCGCATTATCAGACGCGGTTGATACCAATCTACCCATGTGGTTGTGGCCGCGCTATGCTTTCGTCTTCCTGCGCGCCATTGTTTTTGATGGCATGCACGCGCTCACGCTGCCGCGTGAAGCAGTAACGCCGTGGGTCACCGGCGGTGGCGCGCAAGTGCTCTTGCCAAACTGGAATACAATTCTTCCGCTGCTGCAGGAAATGTTTGGTATCTTCTAA
- a CDS encoding ABC transporter permease → MSTLTSTMKSSAEYTSGSRRRVMGIVFLALAAAIWILFARTTQGQMVTTFTLNPGGSQANFPNLEFITLPVLQGIAFVCALLGGYQLMRGFGKRTNAILGLVAALFIFAFLSWVASGTSLNLAGLLRATLIRAVPITLGALSGILCERAGVVNIAIEGMMLTGAMVAAIFGSLFGLWVGLLAGVLAGALLALVHAILSIKYKTDQIVSGTVINIFSIGITSFISAKFLASSRHLNNPGIFPDIQIPGLVDIPFLGPIVFSHNVFFFGMVLLLALLHFGLFFTRWGLRLRSVGEHPKAADTLGINVFKTRYMAVILGGMMAGFGGAYFTLGSVGRFDEVMTAGRGFIGLAAMIFGNWNPFGAFGAGLLFGFADMLAARLAILGVRVPSEFLLMAPYIATMIVLAGVVGRGQMPAADGQPYEKEGH, encoded by the coding sequence ATGAGCACCCTGACATCCACAATGAAATCATCGGCGGAGTACACCAGCGGCAGCCGTCGCCGCGTGATGGGCATCGTTTTCCTGGCGTTGGCCGCTGCCATCTGGATCCTGTTTGCCCGCACCACCCAGGGGCAAATGGTCACCACCTTCACCCTTAACCCTGGCGGCAGCCAGGCCAATTTCCCCAACTTGGAATTCATCACGCTGCCGGTGCTGCAGGGCATCGCCTTTGTGTGCGCGCTGCTGGGTGGGTATCAATTGATGCGCGGCTTTGGCAAACGCACCAATGCCATCCTCGGTCTGGTGGCGGCGCTGTTCATCTTCGCCTTCCTTTCCTGGGTCGCTTCCGGCACCTCGCTCAACCTGGCCGGCCTGCTGCGCGCCACGCTCATCCGCGCCGTACCCATTACCCTCGGCGCCCTCTCCGGCATTCTGTGCGAGCGCGCCGGTGTGGTCAACATCGCCATCGAAGGCATGATGCTCACCGGCGCAATGGTGGCGGCCATCTTCGGTAGCTTGTTTGGGCTGTGGGTGGGTCTGCTAGCCGGTGTACTGGCAGGCGCCCTGCTGGCCTTGGTGCATGCCATCCTCTCCATCAAATACAAGACCGACCAGATCGTCTCTGGCACGGTCATCAATATCTTTTCCATAGGCATCACCTCTTTCATTTCTGCCAAATTCCTGGCTAGCAGCCGCCACTTGAACAACCCCGGCATCTTCCCGGATATCCAGATCCCCGGCCTGGTGGATATTCCCTTCCTCGGCCCGATTGTCTTCTCGCACAATGTGTTCTTTTTTGGGATGGTTCTTTTGCTAGCCTTGCTGCATTTTGGCTTGTTCTTTACGCGCTGGGGCCTGCGCCTGCGCTCGGTGGGTGAGCACCCCAAAGCTGCCGACACGCTGGGCATCAACGTTTTCAAAACCCGTTACATGGCGGTGATTTTAGGCGGCATGATGGCCGGCTTTGGCGGCGCCTACTTCACCCTGGGTTCCGTGGGCCGCTTTGATGAGGTCATGACCGCTGGTCGCGGCTTCATCGGCCTGGCTGCCATGATCTTCGGTAACTGGAATCCCTTCGGTGCCTTTGGCGCAGGCTTGCTCTTCGGCTTCGCCGATATGCTGGCCGCGCGGCTCGCCATCCTGGGTGTGCGCGTGCCTTCCGAATTCCTGCTGATGGCGCCGTACATCGCCACCATGATCGTGCTGGCCGGCGTTGTTGGCCGCGGTCAGATGCCTGCAGCCGACGGCCAGCCCTACGAAAAAGAAGGCCATTAG
- a CDS encoding DUF4260 domain-containing protein, whose protein sequence is MKTLLRIEEASLFALAVFAYAGMGLPWWWFAALLFAPDLSAIGYLAGPRVGAFTYNLFHHRALAVLLFALSVPMDSIPLRIAGIIIFAHASLDRVFGYGLKYPDSFHNTHLGPIGRGRQP, encoded by the coding sequence GTGAAAACATTATTACGCATTGAAGAAGCCTCCCTGTTCGCACTCGCCGTCTTTGCTTATGCAGGTATGGGCCTGCCGTGGTGGTGGTTTGCCGCGCTGCTCTTCGCACCAGACCTCTCGGCAATTGGTTATCTGGCCGGCCCGCGCGTCGGTGCCTTCACCTATAACCTCTTCCACCACCGCGCCCTGGCCGTGCTTCTGTTCGCGCTCAGCGTGCCGATGGATTCGATCCCCCTGCGCATTGCAGGCATCATCATCTTCGCTCACGCCAGCCTCGACCGTGTATTTGGCTACGGCTTAAAATATCCCGACTCGTTCCACAATACCCACCTCGGTCCCATTGGCCGCGGGAGGCAGCCATAA